ATATCGGTCAGGACCACCCCTCCCACATAATACACATAGGCATAGAGGGGATCGAGCGTGGTGATCACATCCATCGCATGATACAGCCACACGTGCTCGTCTATGGAGTTCTTTTTCTTGCCGAGAACTTGGAGCGTCCTGAGCCAGAGAATGTCTGCTCCCAGATGCTGGTACCCCAGCAAGGCTGGCCGCAGGATCTCACCACGCGGTAATTGTGCCAGTTCTTCAATTTTCGCTGTGACTCGATCAGAACGGTGATCTAGATTTTGTTGAAGAAAGGTCAAGAGACCAAGAAGTACGATTAATGTGGCAAAGACTAAAGGATAGACTAGCTTCACCGAGGCCGCGGATGTTGATTGGTCTGATGAAATGAAAGAAAAACTGGCAGACATGTTGGAACCTATGCATATCCTTAAAACAGGATGTCCCGCCGGCTGTTTCCAGCCGACGGGACGCCTCGCTCACGAACAGGCTCGACTCTAGTAGATGCCTGTCGTGCAGTCCTGAGCACCCTGGCCATCAGACGATGCCCACACAGAGATCGTTCCATCCCCATCCAGGTTTGAAGCAGCCGTCGCTCTAAACCCACTCGAAGCAACACCGCCATCAACGGTCCCTGGTTCGCGTGTAATGTTAGCAGCAGGCACTGCAACAGGACCCATGCACGAACTATGTGAGGCAGCGTAGGTACCCGTTGCATAATTAAACATCACGAGACCGCTCGGCACGAAACCAAGATCTGCAAACGAACCCGTCGTCACACCCGCACCAGCCGCGCCCACGCACCAGGTAGGATTGGCCGACACCGCAGGGGCAGCCGGAAGGAACCAGCTGGACGGCGTGTTCTTGGTACCTGCAGCCGGTACGGCGGCAGCTGGCCAGGCGGCGGTGGTCAAGAAACAACCACGCTCTCCCTGCCACGACACTTCGGAGGTCTTAATCGCCATAAGATTCGCCTTCGCTTCTGACTGCCGAGACTTAATCTGGTAGGTCAGGAAGTTCGGAATGGCGATGGCCGCCAAGATGCCGATGATCGCCACGACGATCATCAACTCGATGAGGGTAAAACCCTCTTGTTTACGCAATGCCTTAAACATCGTACTGCCTCCTGGTTGATGGTTCACTGACCGCCCACGTTCACACGCTGCTTCTTCTTGCTACCCGAGGCGCTCGTGTTGGCGCCTACCAGGGCTATAGCAGGTTTGATGCCGGTCGGTGCTAAAGACGAACGTATCACCATCTCCCTGGAAATCAACAAGTTACAAGAAATCATCCGACGGATAATTTCCGATCTATAGCCGACATCTCTTCCACAATCTGCTCAAAACTGCCGATAATTGGCATCTTATCTCCTCTTCCTGCACAGAAAGCGGACGAAATTCATAGGCTGATTCAGTTCTAAGCGGGAGTCTGAAGTCTCTGGAGAGTAAATGATCGAGACTGTTCCATGGAGAATGATCTCCTTGAAACTATTCATGAACTTTGTGAATGATCGTCAAAGAATCGTTGATTGCCGGGCCCGGTTGCTCGCTCTCTTTATAAGAAAAGGGCGCAGCAATCCGTGGCGGATCGTACCAACTGATCGGAATAAATACGACTACGGAGCGGATTGTTTAGACTGTATCTTCTCTGATACGCGACGTTTGGCTTGTTGGATACGATCCTCGCTGACAGGATCACCAAGGCCCTGCTCACGAAACCGCTGAAACAGCTTTTCGTTCGAAGGATCAAGTTCCAGTGAATGGAGCCAGGCTTCCTTCGCCTCGGACAGCTTCTGCTGCTTCACATAGATTTCTCCAAGATGCTCATAGATCACTGGATCGTCACCCACCAGCGCGGCTGCGCGCTTGATCTCGGTCAATGCCTCGTTGAATTGCCCGGCCTTATAGAATGCCCACCCAAGACTATCGACATAATATCCATTGTCGGGCTTAAGCGCGACAGCCTGTCTGGTCAAAGACAGGGCCTGCTCCACCTTGACGCCCCGCTCGGCATAACTGTACCCGAGATAGTTCAAGGCATCGGCATGGTGCGGGTCGAGGCTCAGAGCTAATTCCATTGACTTCACCACATCGTCAAAGCGATTAAGCTTATCGTACGCAGTCCCTAGGTTGAAATGCAGATCCGCATTCTTCGGATGATGGCGAAGGCCTTCTTCAAAGGCGCTCAGGGCTGCCTCGAATTGCTCGGACTGGAGATACGCAAGTCCCAGTACGATAAAGGGTTCCGGCTGCTTGGGATTGATCCGCGTCGCCTCGGTCAAGTGGGTGATTGCAGCGGGATAGGCTTTGAGTCGATACTGCAACACACCGAGATGCATGTGACTGTCTGCGTACGTAGGGTCAAGCTGAATATTGAACTGATACGCTTCCGCCGCTTTCTGAGACTCCTTCGTTTCCTCATAGAGATAGCCGAGATAGTCTCGCACTTTGAGTTCGGCAGGCCGTGCTTTCAGCACCGCCTGGAGCAGCTCAATGGCCTTAGAAAACTCTCTTTTCTCTCCATAGATCAGTGCCATCCGCAGTTGCGCATCGAGATCGCCAGGCTCTTCTGCCAACATCTTGTCGAGTTCCGCGAGGCCTCCGGCGTAGTCCTTGGTACTGACATAAAGCTGGATCAGATGCTGGCGGATATCTTTATTATTGGGGTTCACCCGTTCTAGGTACCGTTTGAGCACTGCAATCGCTTTTTCTCGTTCTTGGCGGGCTTCATAGAGCGAGGCCTGGGCAAGGTACGCCGGTTCAAACCCCGCATTGACCGTGATGGCCCGTTCGAAACTTGCCAGCGCCTCATCCTGTTTGCCTGATTCGAGGAAAATCCGCCCGAGGTAATAGTGCCCGATCGGCGACTCCGGCGAGACTTTCAATCCCTGCTTTGCGGTCTGCTCCGCTTCCGCCAGCCGCTTCTGATTGACGAGGATAATCGCTTTGGGGAAATAGGCATCGCCCTGGCCTGGATCACGCTCAATCGCCAGATCCAACAGTCGCAGCGCTCGATCCGGCTTGCCTGCACTGGCAAGAATGCCGGCCATCTGCGTGAGCTGTTGAGCATCTTGACCCGTTCCTTCACCGACTTCCTCCGCATAACGAGCCGCATTGGCCAGATCACCCAATCCGAAATAGATCCCGGCCAATCGCGCTTTGACTGAGCGCGAGTTCGGATCGGTTTTAAGCACCGTACGATATTCTTGAATTGCTTTATCGTTGTCTTGGGCCAGCTCCGCTTGATATCCCAGCATGAAATGATACGACGCTGAGGCGTCCGCAGCCGGAGCCACGGCCGGCTTTTTCGGCACGGCGCCAGCTGACGCCGCTTCTTGCGGATGCGGCGCCGCCGCACAGGCCGCCACCACGAGAGGAATGAGGATCCCCAAGAATCCACGCCCCGCACACAGCGGCAGGGGACCAGGGGATGACAATGAGGAGGCGAACGAAAACCAGCGTCGTGTATTCACAATAGCCTTTGGGGAAAAGGACTCGGAGTGCATCGTCAGCTGGAAGGAATTATACCGATAGGAGAAAAGACCCGTCAAACGACTTTACGATTCGCGATTGTCGAGGCTTTCAAACTTGGCGAACCGATCATGGAAAAACAGATCCCGCTTGCCGATCGGACCGTTTCGATGCTTACTGATGATAATCTCGGCAATGCCCTTCCGCTCAGAGTTCTGGTCATAGACATCTTCGCGATAGATAAACATGACCACGTCGGCATCCTGTTCGATCGCACCGGACTCACGCAAGTCGGCCAACATGGGGATCGGAGGTTTTCTCGCCTCTACGGCTCGACTGAGCTGCGAGAGCGCCACCACCGGCACATTCAGTTCTTTCGCCAACGCCTTGAGCGACCGGGAGATATCGGAGATTTCTTGTTGCCGCGATTCCGAATCACTCCGCCCCTGCATAAGCTGTAGATAATCGACGATCAGAAGATCCAACCCCTTTTCAGCTTTGAGGCGGCGAGCTTTCCCGCGCATCTGCTGCACGGTAATTCCACCCGTGTCATCGATATAGATCGGCGCTTGCTCCAGCCTTCCCGCGGCTTCGGCCAGCCGCCACCAATCTTCCTTTTGCAGTTTGCCCGTCCGGAGTCCATGGGAATCGACCCTCGCCTCTGAACTCAACATGCGCAACACAATTTGCGGTTTGGACATTTCGAGACTGAAAATGCCGACCACGGCCTTGGCGTGAATTGCGGCATGCGTCGCAAACCCCAAGGCCAAGCTGGTCTTGCCCATACTAGGACGAGCCGCCACAATCACAAGGTCAGACGGCTGGAGCCCTGCGGTAAGATCGTCAAGATCGTAATACCCCGTCGGGACTCCCGTGACATGCTCTTTCCGCTTCGACAGCTTATCGACAAGATCAAGACTCTCTTTGATGATGTCGTTGATCGGGGTAAACGATCGTTCTAATTTGCCTTGGGCAATACTGAAGACGGAACGCTCGGCAAAATCGAGCAGATCGTCAATAGAGGTCGTCCCTTCATAGCCTTTCGTCAGCACTTCCGTCGAGGTGTGAATGAGTTCCCGCGCCACTGCCTTATCGCGCACAATCTTGCAGTGGTACCGGATATTGGCTGAACTGGACACCGACTGGACTAATTCAGCAAGAAAGGCCGCGCCGCCGATCGACTCCAGCTCCCCCTTCGCTTTCAACCGCTCCGTCAACGTGATCTGGTCGATGACTTCTCCGACATCGGATAGGTCGAGCATCGCCCGATATATTTTGCGATGGGCCGTGCGGTAGAAATTCTCCTCGACGAGCAATTCCATCGCTTTCGGCATGGCCTGATTGTCCAGCAGAATAGCGCCCAACACAGACTGCTCCGCTTCAAGGTTCTGCGGCGGCAATTTCGGCTGAGAAAGATCGACGGTTGCGAATGGCTTCATGACGTCCTCTTCGATCCCTTTCGGATCCGTTTGGACGCATCAGTCCCCCCTGCTGCACCATCAGGAGACTGCGCTTGCAACCCACGAAACAAACGATCGACGTTTAAGGCAAAACCCGTAGATGGAATATTCCGGCCGAACCGGCCGATGAGATGGTCATAGCGGCCCCCACCTCCCAATTCAACCCCAACCCCATCCGCAAATACGTCAAACACCACGCCATCATAGTAATCGAATCCTCGGAACTCGCCCAAATCGAGAAGGAAGGCATCTTGGTGGCCGGCCTTGCACAGCGTCTCATAGACCATGGTCAACCGATCAAGCGCCTGTACGGCGGCCCTATCGCCCTTTGCCAACGCTCGGCCCCTGGCCAATACCTCGACTTGCCCGCATAGCTCGGGCGCTTCTAAAATGGACGTGGCGTAGCGGCTCGTGACCCGTTCACTGCTAAGAATCTCTTGTAGACGAGGAAGATCTTTGCGAGCCGCAGCCTGTTCGGCTCGCTTTTGTCCAGCAGGTGAGAGCCCTGCCCGAATCAGCAAGCCCTTAAAAAATCCCACATGCCCGAGCGAGATCTTAAAGGAGCGGAGACCGACCTGCTTCAAACACTCGATCATAAGGATCAGCATTTCACTATCAGCGCCGGCATCATCGGCCCCGATATGTTCTGCACCAACCTGAAAAATTTCCCGATCGCGCCCGGCATGCTCCGGCTCATAGCGAAACACCGACGTGCGGTAGGCCAACCGCAACGGCAACTGCGCCCCCATCATACCCATCGCCACGGTTCGAGCAATCTGAGCAGTCGCGTCCGGTCGCAAGAGTAGGATGCGACCGGTAGTGCGATCAGCGAATTTGTAGCACTTCTCGATTAGCTCAGGCTCTAGCCCTGGAGTCAGGACATCGAGATACTCAAATGTCGGCAGAATGATCTCGTCGTAACCCCGGCTGGTCAGACGTCCGAGTAACTGCGCCTCAAGCGCTCTGACTTGTTTCGCTGCGGCAGGCAGGATGGTCGCCATCCCAGACGGGACCAGCGACCGATCACGCAAGGGATGGGTCTGACCGAGATCAACGCGCGTCTTCAAAGGAGCAGGAGGCATAGCAGACCGATGCGCGTCTATGACCGGTTAGGAGAGATTTGCTACTTTGACTGAAAGAATATTTGAGCTGGATTTGATCTTATCCAGTACGCCCACCGGAAACACAGTATCCGAGGCAATGATCAATAAGGCGTTCCCACCGCGCTTTTCAAGCGCGCACTGCATACGCACGATATTGATATTGTTCTCGCCGAGCACCTGTCCCACCATCCCAATCACCCCAGGGCGATCGACATTGTGGATAAATAGCATGTGCCCTTCGGGAACCACCTCGACCTTGAAGCTGTCGATCTCCACCACCCTGGCGTCTTTCTTATGATAGAGCGTGCCAGCCACCTGGTGCGAGGCTTTTCCGGCCTCGACCCTGACGCGAATCAGGCTGGTAAAATCGCCTGCATCCGTACTTTTGACCTCTTTGACTTCGATGCCCCGCTCTTTCGCCACAACCGGAGCATTGACGTAGTTCACCGGGTTTTCCATAATCGGCGTCAGCAAGCCTTTCAACACGCCGATCGTCAGCGGCGCAATCGAGAGCGTCGCCACTTCTCCGCTATATTCCACCGTGACCCGCTCAATTCCACCCTGGCACAATTGTGACAGTAAGGATCCCATTTTCTCTACGAGCGTGAGATAGGGCTGCAACCGCGGCAACAGTTCCGGCGCAATAGACGGAATATTCACCGCCCCCCTGGCCACACCCTTCGTAAAGTAATCCACGACCTGCTCGGCAATCCCAACCGCAACATTCTCCTGCGCTTCCGTCGTTTGCGCGCCGATGTGAGGCGTGCAAATAAAATTGTCCAAGGCTAAGAGAGGATTGTCCGCCTTGACCGGCTCCTCTTCAAACACGTCAAACGCCGCAGCCGCCACTTTCTTGCTCTTCAATGCCTCGACAAGGTCGCCTTCGTTAATGATGCCGCCGCGGGCGCAGTTCACGATCATTACACCGGGTTTCATGGTGGCGATGGCCTGTGCGTTGATGATGCCCTTCGTTTCAGGCGTCAACGGCGTATGAACCGAGATGATATCGGCGCTCTTAAACAAATCAGGCAACGCCATCATCGTCACGCCCATTTTCTCTGCTCGATCCGCAGCCAAATAGGGATCATACGCAATCACTCGCATACCGATGCCTTGCGCCATTTTCGTCAAATGGCTGCCGATTTGGCCGACGCCGACGATGCCGAGCACCTTATTATAGAGCTCGACCCCCATGAACTTGTCTTTTTCCCACTTGCCGGTCTTTACCGACGCGGTGGCTTGCGGAATTCGCCGGCTCATCGCGCAAATCATGGACATCGTGTGTTCGGCCGTCGTGACGGTATTGCCGCCCGGCGTATTCATGACGACGATGCCGCGCTTCGTGGCCGCCGGCGTATCGACGTTATCGAGACCAGAGCCTGCACGCCCCACGATCTTCAACTTCGGCGCCGCCGCGATCAACTCATCGGTGACCTTGGTGCCGGACCGCACGATCAACCCATCCGCGTCCTGAATCTCCTTAAACAATTCCTCTTTCGGCATTTTTGATTTCACGACAACGGTGAAACCCGCCTTTTCGAGGAGTTCGACGCCTTGCTTCGATAAACTGTCGCTGATCAGGATTTTCATGAAGACCTGCCTATTTCGCCATCAAAATTTCTTGCGCTTTACCCACTCCGCTGCCCAACTTCACGGAATGGCCCAGTCCCTTCAAGACCATTTCCGTTGCGGCTACGGCCGTAATCACATCAAATCGATCGGCATAGCCCATATGGGAAAGACGGAACACCTTCCCCTTCAATTGGTCCTGTCCACCGGCTGCGGTAATCCCGTATTGAACACGGAGATTCTTATAGATGGCCTGTCCATCAACTCCGTCCGGCGCACAGACCGTCGTCAAGGCGTCGCTGGGGGAATTCTTGGGAAACAACGCTAATCCCGCAGCCTTCATCCCTTCACGCATGGCGTGAGCCAATTGTCCCTGCCGCGCAAACATCTTATCCAACCCTTCGGCCTTCATGATTCTAAACACTTCCTGAAGACCGATGATCAAAGACACCGTCGGCGTAAATAAGGTCTGGTTCTTGGCCTGATTCTCGCGTTCTTTCTTGAAGTTGAAATAGAACGACGCGTTCTTGGCTTTCTCTGCAACCGCCCAAGCCTTGTCGCTGACACTCACGAATGCCATGCCCGGCGGAAGCATCAGGGCCTTCTGCGAACCGGTAATGACGACATCCAATCCCCAGGCATCCGTCTTAATATCGAATACACCTAGCGCGGTAATCGCATCCACGACTAAAATCGTATTCTCGTACCCTTTGACGATCTCGCCCAGCGCCTTCACGTCGTGCGACACACCGGTCGACGTCTCACTGGCCTGGACATAGACCGCCTTAATCGAAGGGTCTGCCTTCAACGCATCAGCCACCACCTTCGGATCGACCGCATGACCCCACTCAACCTTAATTTCCGTGACCAGCACACCAAACGCTTTACAGATCTTTCCCCACCGCTCGCCAAACTTCCCGCCATTGATACACAGGGCCTTGTCGCCGGGAGACAGAAAGTTGGAGATCGATCCTTCCATCCCTCCAGTACCGGAAGAAGCCAACATGATGACGTCATTTCGAGTTTGAAATAGCCACTTAAGCCCCTCACGAACTTCTGCGAAGATCGGATCGAACTCGGGGGCCCGATGATGAATCATCGGGCGGGCCATCGCCAATAGCACTTCTGGAGGTACAGGCGTAGGGCCAGGAGCCAGCAAATACCGCTTCAACATTGACGATCCTCCTTCAATATCACCCGCAATATCATCCGGTGGGGATGCGACTAGAAAAGAGGCGGTACGCTACCACTAGCGCTACAAGACTGTCAAGAAATGGAGGACCGCAAGAGCTTAAAATCGCTGGAGGTTTCGCCTCACAAT
Above is a window of Nitrospira lenta DNA encoding:
- a CDS encoding type IV pilin protein → MFKALRKQEGFTLIELMIVVAIIGILAAIAIPNFLTYQIKSRQSEAKANLMAIKTSEVSWQGERGCFLTTAAWPAAAVPAAGTKNTPSSWFLPAAPAVSANPTWCVGAAGAGVTTGSFADLGFVPSGLVMFNYATGTYAASHSSCMGPVAVPAANITREPGTVDGGVASSGFRATAASNLDGDGTISVWASSDGQGAQDCTTGIY
- a CDS encoding tetratricopeptide repeat protein, whose translation is MNTRRWFSFASSLSSPGPLPLCAGRGFLGILIPLVVAACAAAPHPQEAASAGAVPKKPAVAPAADASASYHFMLGYQAELAQDNDKAIQEYRTVLKTDPNSRSVKARLAGIYFGLGDLANAARYAEEVGEGTGQDAQQLTQMAGILASAGKPDRALRLLDLAIERDPGQGDAYFPKAIILVNQKRLAEAEQTAKQGLKVSPESPIGHYYLGRIFLESGKQDEALASFERAITVNAGFEPAYLAQASLYEARQEREKAIAVLKRYLERVNPNNKDIRQHLIQLYVSTKDYAGGLAELDKMLAEEPGDLDAQLRMALIYGEKREFSKAIELLQAVLKARPAELKVRDYLGYLYEETKESQKAAEAYQFNIQLDPTYADSHMHLGVLQYRLKAYPAAITHLTEATRINPKQPEPFIVLGLAYLQSEQFEAALSAFEEGLRHHPKNADLHFNLGTAYDKLNRFDDVVKSMELALSLDPHHADALNYLGYSYAERGVKVEQALSLTRQAVALKPDNGYYVDSLGWAFYKAGQFNEALTEIKRAAALVGDDPVIYEHLGEIYVKQQKLSEAKEAWLHSLELDPSNEKLFQRFREQGLGDPVSEDRIQQAKRRVSEKIQSKQSAP
- the dnaB gene encoding replicative DNA helicase; the encoded protein is MKPFATVDLSQPKLPPQNLEAEQSVLGAILLDNQAMPKAMELLVEENFYRTAHRKIYRAMLDLSDVGEVIDQITLTERLKAKGELESIGGAAFLAELVQSVSSSANIRYHCKIVRDKAVARELIHTSTEVLTKGYEGTTSIDDLLDFAERSVFSIAQGKLERSFTPINDIIKESLDLVDKLSKRKEHVTGVPTGYYDLDDLTAGLQPSDLVIVAARPSMGKTSLALGFATHAAIHAKAVVGIFSLEMSKPQIVLRMLSSEARVDSHGLRTGKLQKEDWWRLAEAAGRLEQAPIYIDDTGGITVQQMRGKARRLKAEKGLDLLIVDYLQLMQGRSDSESRQQEISDISRSLKALAKELNVPVVALSQLSRAVEARKPPIPMLADLRESGAIEQDADVVMFIYREDVYDQNSERKGIAEIIISKHRNGPIGKRDLFFHDRFAKFESLDNRES
- the hisZ gene encoding ATP phosphoribosyltransferase regulatory subunit — translated: MPPAPLKTRVDLGQTHPLRDRSLVPSGMATILPAAAKQVRALEAQLLGRLTSRGYDEIILPTFEYLDVLTPGLEPELIEKCYKFADRTTGRILLLRPDATAQIARTVAMGMMGAQLPLRLAYRTSVFRYEPEHAGRDREIFQVGAEHIGADDAGADSEMLILMIECLKQVGLRSFKISLGHVGFFKGLLIRAGLSPAGQKRAEQAAARKDLPRLQEILSSERVTSRYATSILEAPELCGQVEVLARGRALAKGDRAAVQALDRLTMVYETLCKAGHQDAFLLDLGEFRGFDYYDGVVFDVFADGVGVELGGGGRYDHLIGRFGRNIPSTGFALNVDRLFRGLQAQSPDGAAGGTDASKRIRKGSKRTS
- the serA gene encoding phosphoglycerate dehydrogenase, with protein sequence MKILISDSLSKQGVELLEKAGFTVVVKSKMPKEELFKEIQDADGLIVRSGTKVTDELIAAAPKLKIVGRAGSGLDNVDTPAATKRGIVVMNTPGGNTVTTAEHTMSMICAMSRRIPQATASVKTGKWEKDKFMGVELYNKVLGIVGVGQIGSHLTKMAQGIGMRVIAYDPYLAADRAEKMGVTMMALPDLFKSADIISVHTPLTPETKGIINAQAIATMKPGVMIVNCARGGIINEGDLVEALKSKKVAAAAFDVFEEEPVKADNPLLALDNFICTPHIGAQTTEAQENVAVGIAEQVVDYFTKGVARGAVNIPSIAPELLPRLQPYLTLVEKMGSLLSQLCQGGIERVTVEYSGEVATLSIAPLTIGVLKGLLTPIMENPVNYVNAPVVAKERGIEVKEVKSTDAGDFTSLIRVRVEAGKASHQVAGTLYHKKDARVVEIDSFKVEVVPEGHMLFIHNVDRPGVIGMVGQVLGENNINIVRMQCALEKRGGNALLIIASDTVFPVGVLDKIKSSSNILSVKVANLS
- a CDS encoding pyridoxal-phosphate-dependent aminotransferase family protein — its product is MLKRYLLAPGPTPVPPEVLLAMARPMIHHRAPEFDPIFAEVREGLKWLFQTRNDVIMLASSGTGGMEGSISNFLSPGDKALCINGGKFGERWGKICKAFGVLVTEIKVEWGHAVDPKVVADALKADPSIKAVYVQASETSTGVSHDVKALGEIVKGYENTILVVDAITALGVFDIKTDAWGLDVVITGSQKALMLPPGMAFVSVSDKAWAVAEKAKNASFYFNFKKERENQAKNQTLFTPTVSLIIGLQEVFRIMKAEGLDKMFARQGQLAHAMREGMKAAGLALFPKNSPSDALTTVCAPDGVDGQAIYKNLRVQYGITAAGGQDQLKGKVFRLSHMGYADRFDVITAVAATEMVLKGLGHSVKLGSGVGKAQEILMAK